The genomic interval TCCACTTAGGCAGGATTTGGCACACTTAATGATCTAGTaattgctgtgtgttttttttactccatAACAAAATTAGCTAGTTTGTCTGACATCATAGTgagaaaaaaattgtaatcagagggtacacacacacacacacactataatatataataagttCCACTCTTCTGGGCAGTCTTTTCACTAGATGTTAGAGgctgtggctgtggggatttttgCTTATTCAGCTGCAAGAGTATTAGTGAGATCATAGGTGAGAAGGTCTGAAgttcagtgttccagttcatcccaaagatgttcagtgggtttaagtcagagtcagggctctgtgcaggacactcgagttcttccactccaaccttaacacaccatggcttcatggagctctgtgctttgtgctcaggggcattgtcatgctggaacagggtttgagcctcttagttccagtgaagagaaactgTAACTCTACATCcagagacattctatacaattgtaaGCTTCAAACATTTTGGCCAACTAGTTTGCGGAAGAACCTCATATGGGTATGACGGTCAGGTgtgcacaaacctttggccatattgtATAATTAAGTATAACGATAATTAAgtattaaattagaattaataaatataaaagaaaaaagatattAAATAATAGTGTAATTAAGACCTTTGCTCTAGTGACGACACTTTACTACCGTTatacatgattattattattattattattattgttgttgttgttgttgttgatttcaTTGTATATACTTCATTTGCGGCCGTTTAAGTACGCAGTCTCACGCGGGATTGgctgcgcgcgcgcacacaccaGCTCTCCAGCTCGAGCTCGACCGTGTGTTCATGTTAATGAGCTGTCCTTCTCCTCTGAGGAGTTTCTTCAGTCTGACATCTGAGTCGCTTTCTAAACTTCAGAGAGCAAGAACAACTTTAGAAACAGTATTTACTGCACACAGGGAAACACTTTTAAAAAGGTAGGACACACTTTTCCGTTTATCTGAGAAGAAATACTTCTTCATTTATCCACCGAATGCTTGGTGTGTTTTGAAGGAAGTAGGCTAACATTTAGAGCTTTTACAGTAAATACAGAGGTTTCCtctgtgtaattctgtgtaaaatATTCCCTAGGATATGTTTAAATGCCGTAAATATTTTGGAGTGATGTGTTTTGCCTTACACATCTTAACAAAGTGACCTGTTTTAGGTACAGGATGCACTTACTGAAACTCCTCTGCTCTAATGTCATTGTGAGTACACTTGGTTCTCAAGTTTAAGATGAAGATGAGATCAGTAGTTATTCAGAGCTTTATAATGTGCTTTTTGTCCTTTCCAGGTCTTGATTCAGCACTGCattggaaaaggtgatattaaAATTGTAAAAGATTTGCCATTACTTTCTCATATCATGTAGGAATTCAACTGAACCTTCACCATCAATTGTTTCCAATTGTTCCTCACGTTTGGTCACTTTTCTTTAAAGTCACTACACACTCTTGTATTTGTACTAAACTATTTCAGACACTTTTTCAGCAAGCGAATATTGTAATATTTCATAGACAGGGTGTGTCAGCTATGAAAAATAATGCATCATGATGCTGATCTGCGTTTACCACATGCCGTGATCTCTTTTGACAGCTCTTGCCATTAATGTGGAAATCAAAAGTTTATGGCCAAATGAGGAAGTTTATTATGAGTATCATCCAGCCAGGCTACGCTGGCATGCAGTCAATCAGTCGTGTATTCAGCAGTCAGGATCCCTGGCAGTCATATCCAGTGCTGCAGAGAAACAAAACCTGACCAATTTTCTACAGTCCTTGAACATTTCAGAGCCTGTGTGGATTGCAAGAAGAGCTCCTGAAATAAATGGTGAACAACAAATACCACATTCCTTGATTTTCTTTCTGTCATGTGTAAATATGAGActgcatatatgtatatatatgtgccTCAGTGTgcccaaaaacaaacaaacaaacaaacaaacagaatctTTCATTTGGCTGACAGTTATCTTATGCTGGTCATTagctttttgtttaattttaggATTAATTTGAGaacatttttatgtttgtttgtttgctggttttttttttttttaatttttatattcagCAAATATAGATTTAGTCTCTGCCTGTCTTCTAAGGAGTAAAATGAACATTATATTAATATCCTCTAGCATTCTTAATCTTAATTGATAAAATCATACATAAATTACATAAATGTTAACAACAAATATTCACTGCTATATCTGTTTTCCAAGGTACCTTAATCCTGAAATTCCTGGACAGAAGTGAACTTCAGTCCGCACGTTTGCTGTACACGTTCTCAAGCATGACTGCTGTGACTATTTGCGCTCGTCTTCATTTTAGTCCCACTTGCCATGGGCcttccactgtgttttcttaTTCCGTACGCTCCTTCATTAACGAGTTCCAGCTACGAGCCAGAGTCATGCCAAATCAACCTATTCAGCTTGCTCTGCTGGTACACGGTAAACATGGCCCATACATATCCGTCTTTGCCAATGATGCCTCCTGGCATTCCATATGTGTGAGCTGGACTGGAAATGGTGGCAAATGGGCAATCTCAGTGGATGGTCAGGAAGTTAGACGTGGCATTTCCCTGCACTCATCAGGCTACATCGGGGGCGGTGGGATTTTCATCATAGGCCAAGAGCAAGATGAGTTCGGCAGTTCCTTCAAAAGTGACGAGGCCTTCTGTGGCAGCATTACTCAGCTGCACGTGTGGGATCAGGTGCTGGATGCCAGAGAAATCCAATCTATGGAAAAAGAGTGTTCACTCATTCCTTCTGGCCTGCTTTTCAGATGGGGCATATTTAGGTTGGAAATGACATCTTCTTTAAAGACTCACTGGGGCTACATCCAGTGTCAAGGTAAAAGACTGTTGAATGAGTTTTAGGCATGCCTAATTGCCTAATCTTTAGGCATTGTGGCCAGGTTAAATTGGATTAAATGCTCGACTCCTTGCTGCCTTTTGTAGGtcattgtgtgtaaatatttccaCTGCTGCAGAGGTTCTCTGCTGGTTCCCAAGTCATAATGAACACAGGGACGTTGCCAAATTGTAACTGGGAAACTCAGCCCTAAATAGTCATAAATATATCATGCATGTTGTAATTCAGAATACCACCCTTCAAAACAAACACTTTCTCTAATACATTCCCATCTTATGATGAAAACACTCCAGGCTCTCTCTCCTCAGTCTCTTACTCATGAACTGTATATGTTTATGCAACAGTATTCAACTGGCCAAACTATTCAATCTTCTGGTTGCATTTGAGTTCACAGTATTGCACTGTTTTCTTTAGACCAGATGCCCAACAATGAGAACTGTGTAACATTTCACCCTGGCAATGGAGAATGGACCTATGACGATTGTGATACACAAAGAGGAGGTGTCTGCCAATTTCCTAAAGGTAATAACTCTATACACtgattagacacacacacaattcacataAACAATGACCTGATTTAATTACCATGGACATGGATTTCAACATGTTTCATTTTactgagaaaagaacagaaaacctATTTACTCTACTAAAAAATCTGTTTACTATAATAAATACTTTACAGAATTTAAAAAGACAGCTTTTTTGCTACAATCACCAAAGCTATGTGTGGAGACAATAAAGGAGCGGCATTTGATGAAATGGAACACGGTTAAGCTTGTTGTGGATTGTGTAACAGTCCATGACATAGGAAATATTTCGCGGGTAGATGTATGAATTCCAGTAAATATCAGAAATTTCTGGAAGCAAATGTGACACAGTTATCAAGACATACAAATAACTGAAAATGGGGTAGAGCTAACTAAACAGCAAGATTGTTTTACTCCTCAGTggtgcaacaaaaaaaagcattcacCCTATCATCTGAAGAgcgtgagtttaaatcccatgATGCTATAGCCATTCGTGGCCAGGATTCAAAGAGAGCAAACTTGGCTTAATTTCCTGGGTGGGAGGGATGGTCTACTTTTTCTCTCCAGTCAATCACAAGACAATCCTAgatgtctgtgagctcataCACATGGAAGAGGGTGGAGAGTGCATTCTTCTGAGTGTGCTACACCACCCTGTGAGCAGCAGTTGGCTagctttgtgtgtctctgaggaGGCATGTGTAAGCCTTCACAGTATGTCCTCCCTCTGAAAAAGTAGTCTCAGCTCAGAAAGCATGAACAAATCTAATACAGATTTAGAGCTTAATTTAAAAGCACCCTTTATTGTGGTATCAGTCTACAGTCTAAGATATTATGGTATCAGTCTACAAATGTACTGCATATCTTATGTATATGTGTTAATGTATTCTCAACAACTACCTCTAAACTTTAAGTGTAAATGGCTTTCAAGTAAACAGGTTTTCTGTTTATATAGCAGTGTGTAAAAATGTCCCTGAATTGATGGTTTGTTAGTATTTACTAGTAAAAGATGTAGTCTATCACAGTAGTTAAATTCTCTTTCCAAATCTCATAGGTTAGTGCATGGAAGGATTActttttgattgtttttatttattgattgttttGAGCATAGAGCTTCTGGATGACATTGGCATATCCAAATTTCCCAGGACCCCATTTTTTACACAAATCAGCAAAGATCATCATACCATCCCTGTGAGTATGAGAGCTTTCTTATCTGCTTTACACAGATATTTTCTTTAAAGCTTTATCTTATCAGAGTTTACCTTTTCGTGTTTACACTGGAGACCGCTAAATGGTTTTCTCTCCATAGGAGTTAGCAGATCGTAATTCATCTTCATCCACAGAACATGAATTGAATTGGCTGAGTTCACTTGCTCAGTCTCTTATGAAGGCTATTGAGACAGATCCagacatcatcacaccatctgaCATGCTACAACTCACACAAACCATTGAGCAGGCTGCAGCTTCTCAAGTTAATAAAACATCTGTCCCGTCTGGAGTCCTTAGGTCCATGGCTTCCAGCTACCTGATCCTAGCCAGTGGACTCATTGATCCTGTCTTAACCAGGCAGTGGTTGGATATGAAGCCATTAGGTGTATGTTCCAAAATTCATTGGTGTGTGATAAATGCCTATATGTTCATAGTCACTTCTGTTctatatttaactttttttttacttttgtgtCTACAGATTAACCTTAGACCATTTACGGTTGTCGAGAGTATTGAAAAAATACTCTGGGCTCTGGCTGATTCAATCTTCACAGACAAGAAATGCTTTGTACTTTTAACAAAAAACATAGGTAAGATATTGTGAATGGTTTTGATGCCTTGACAGAAGGGTAAACATATGTACATGCCActtaatataaacattaaaacatatgAAGACTAATAACTTTAGGGCCCCATAGCCTAAAAAGAGATTTATTTCACAGAAATGTATAATTCTGAACTCTCAAATTGACTAATGTTTTCACCAGTTTGGGATTTCTTATACTGTATGATTTGTAATAATTGCCCAATGATCGCTTGAATGCCATGGTTACAGAAGTcttttaaagattaaaattgCTGCATAGGTTACCTATTTTTGCAGTACATGCTAATTGTTGGATtgtatgggtgtgtttgtttttgcagaTGTTCATATGGAGCCACGAACATTACCTGATACAaactgcagtaatgtatataaacCCTCAACACAGGGTAATCACTCCAGCAGCCAAGAGGAAATCCTTATTTCAGAGACAGAAATCCAGAGACTTCACTCCCTTGGTGAGAAATATTGTGCTAAATTATagtacatttcatttcagactTACatcatataatatttttcaccaTAATAATTTATGGTTGGATTTCATGAGATTAAAGACTAAATGTTCATGCTTTGCTTCACAAATCTCAGTTGAACAGTTGGATAAATATACACCATGTAATGtagaatacacaacactacatacagaCAGGAAACAAATAACAATCATGATAGAATGTACACTATATAACCCAAAGTTAAAGGAACCttcaccatcacacccatatgtgatCGTTGAACATTCCATTCTAGATTTACTGATATAACAATCTCCACTCTTTTGAGAAGGTATTCTaatagatgttggagcgtggctgtggtgatttgtgttcattcagctacaggagTGTTAATGAGATCAGGCACTAATATTGAGTTaagaggtctggggttcagtcagtgttccatttcatcccaggacactggagttcttccactccaaccttaacagtccatgtcttcatggatctctgtgctttgtgcacaggtatgttgtcatgctggaacaggtttaagCTACATAGTTCCAGTTTAAGGAAAACTGTAGTGGAACAATATACAATAACATTCttgacaattgtgtgcttcagtttgtggtaacagtttgatggtcaggtgtccacatactttatATTGTATTAGTGTGATGTAGCTTTGCTGTCTCTGGGCCAGAATGGCTCAGAGTCAGTACGAGACCTATATATCCGAGATATGCGAAGCACAGCAGAGCACTGATTTGGGATCTGAAATGTTGCCATGAAATGTGACAATAATCCAAAATACAAGATTAAACAATCATGCTACTTGAATGTATATGGCTACACTTAACATACTTGTCATTTGCAGGTCACAAGAATGTGATGTTCATTCATACTTACTACAGCAACATGATGGAGGTTCTGTCCAGAACAGACTTTAAAGCATTTATAGACAAGAAGCAAGAGAGTGGACAGTAGGAGCATTCAATATGGCTGAATATTCAACAGTAGATTcaatttagcttttttttgttttagaatcAAGGTATATATTGGGGTAAAGCTTTtccgatttttttttctcagttctGTGTTTGGTCACCTGGCTACAGCAGTCATATCAGCCACAGTGCGAGACGTGTCGAGGGAAGAGAATGTCCCAGTGTCTGTGCAGTATACTTTGTCTACTGTAAAACTGGTAtggaaaataagtgttaattaattaagaCTGAAAATCTGATGTACCTGAGATATTTTTTCATGTGCATGCAAAccaacatacaccgatcaggcattacattatgaccactgacaggtaaatgacactaattatctcctcatcatggcatctgttagtgggtgggatatattagacagcaagtgaacattttgtcctcaaagatgATGTGTGAGGAAAAATAGGCAAATGTAAGAATTTGAGCGATTtggacaagggccaaattgtaatggctagacgactggatcagagcatcttcagggatctagtggagtccatgccttgacaggtcagggctgttttggcagcaaaagagggaccaacacaatattaggcagatggtcataattttctgcctgattggtgtatattacTAGGTACGTATATATTAGGTAGAATCTGTATTGTGGGTAGAATTTAcccattattatatatttctcttGCTGACAAATATACTTAAGTAAAATTTCAATGATTTGCATGGGTTGAATTTTCCACCCtccaaaattatttttatactgaAGGCTTTAGTGAACCAAAATATGAGTAAAGATGCACGAATCcctgtttttttccatttttaactAAAGTTACCAATCGTAGCTTAGACTATCTTGAGACTATACTCTTATTAAGTGGAAGCTGCATTCTCTTGTGCAGAGCGACACAGGTGTGACAGCAATGACAATTTGTGTATTCTGTTCACATGCAAGACCTGtgcaacatacacaacacatttaCAGCATAAAATAAGTGAGTAGATTGGTTGACAAAGTTTGTCAAATCTAGGCCAGTTTCAATCCCACATTTCAGAGGTCTATTGTCCACTGGTTACTATTCTTGATATGgcaattatattttatacagtagATCTAGAATATTCTATAGATGTACCCTTGATACAAACAGCTTTTAGACATTATATTATGTCTTGGAATATTCCATAATAGAGATGATAATCTATTTATAGTTTCTCAGAAATTTGATCTAAAACTGAGTTGTGAGTTAGTAAGGTGATAATACCATCATATTTAACATCTGTTTTCATTGTAGAAGCAGTCTTCCAAGCTGGTCACACCTTTGTGTATTTTCTGGAATGTCAGTGAAGTGTAAGTACATGACAAAAACCTCTTAAAAATAGTATCAAAAAATGTctaacatttgttttgtgtgaacTGTTTCTCAGAGCTCCCAATGTGAGTGATTGGTCAGACAAAGGGTGTAGAGTGTTGCACTCCAGACCAAATGAGACGTCCTGCTTTTGCAACCACACCACCAACTTTGCTATCCTTATGAATTACATGAAGGCTAGGGTATGTTAttgattatattttaatgttttatatatatatatatatatatatatatatataaaagaattaCATTATAGGTATATTGTGTGATATTAAAGTCCCTATGTACAGGTGCTTGGTGGCCCTTAATCCTGTGGTGTATTATTCTATTAAACACACTATTAACCTCTATTAAACTAAATTCTATTAAACACATCTACACTGTAAACATGCTGTAAATGTTACTACTCATAACTGCAAAACCTATTTACAGTGAAGTACTGTAATTCTCTAGAACTCAACTGTAGCAGTTTGGCATTGCTGGTATTTGAACACATGACCTTCTAAACTGTGCCTCAAGGCTTTCTAGCTTGAGGTTAAAGCTCACAGTCACAGGTCAGAAGGTTGTCTGTTCGAATTTTAGCATTGCTTAGGTGTATCCTGCATCAGTCAAATGAGGAAATGCAATGTACATGACTTTAAATATACTACAGTTAAAGTAATGTACTAATATACATGGTTTGCAGTTGTTTACTGTAAATTCTACATCCTGGGTTGCCAGTAAATTACTGTAAAATCTATGGTAAATTATTTAAAGTGTAGCTCCTAtcaattattcagtaactacagtgAAACTTAATGGGAAAGCAAAATACATACGATAGTAAGTTCAAGTGTTGAACTTGAACTTgaacttcatttattttttctaaaatgaTTTCAGTTAGACTTTATATTTCAGACTCACTGACATTCTCTACAGTTTTCAAGCAAAATCACTGCATTTCATTTATCTGCGTGAATACCTTCCAACTGTGTCCAGTAGAGGGCTGTGTTAGCTTACAGAAGAAATGGAAATTTGGCAGAACTTGCAAATTATCATTAAGAATGCCaatgtgtaattatttaacatgatGATCAATGTTAACTTCTGTTAAATCATAGTGGACAGACTGTGGCTTTAGGGCCAGCAAATCATTCACCTAAACTTTGTACTTTTGTGTGAAAACCTACAaacttttttaaagaactttAATTAACGCCCTGAAAATGCTGTGCAGGAAATACCTAGTTTTAATACACAGGACTTGATTTAGACATCTGATGGATAGagtgaaagaaacagagagcgagattttatgtgctttttttgtctttcctcTCTGCAGTGGAGTGAACACGAGGAGATGGTTCTGACCAAGCTGACGTTTATAGGATCAGGAGCGTCTCTCTGTGCTCTCGTGGTGACCTTGATGCTGCTTACTGTGCTCGAGTAAGTGGTTTCCAAGGATACAATGCCACAGCAACCGTacccctgtttgtgtgtgtgtgtgtgttgtaaggcCTTATTTAGAGCCCCAACAGCCAGCAACTTCTTAATTTCACACAGTGGAGACATAAAGATTTAATCCATGTTTAGGTAGACTGTTGATGCCCACTGTCTCCTGTATAGTGTTACTGCTGCAAGCCTCACATTATTAGTCTCTGGTCATCATTTGTCTAGTGTTTGTGGCCACTAAGTGATCTGAGTGGTATGCAGTGGTCAATAACAGTCGGTTTTTGAGGCAGGAGAAGTATTGAACTCTGCTAATCTGGTAATTAGTGTTcttcacctaaacacacacacagagtaatcaGAACTGAGGTTTTATGGTAACATTACACTGGAGTTAATTAAGCTCAATGGTCACATTGGGAGAGGCTAAACAGTACAGCACTGGGAAAACTGATTTCACAAAAAGATTTATGACCTGCTCAATCAGTTCATACACATGAAGTCTCTAAAATtacttgaaaatga from Hemibagrus wyckioides isolate EC202008001 linkage group LG10, SWU_Hwy_1.0, whole genome shotgun sequence carries:
- the LOC131360440 gene encoding adhesion G-protein coupled receptor D2 isoform X2, producing the protein MLMSCPSPLRSFFSLTSESLSKLQRARTTLETVFTAHRETLLKRYRMHLLKLLCSNVIVLIQHCIGKALAINVEIKSLWPNEEVYYEYHPARLRWHAVNQSCIQQSGSLAVISSAAEKQNLTNFLQSLNISEPVWIARRAPEINGTLILKFLDRSELQSARLLYTFSSMTAVTICARLHFSPTCHGPSTVFSYSVRSFINEFQLRARVMPNQPIQLALLVHGKHGPYISVFANDASWHSICVSWTGNGGKWAISVDGQEVRRGISLHSSGYIGGGGIFIIGQEQDEFGSSFKSDEAFCGSITQLHVWDQVLDAREIQSMEKECSLIPSGLLFRWGIFRLEMTSSLKTHWGYIQCQDQMPNNENCVTFHPGNGEWTYDDCDTQRGGVCQFPKELLDDIGISKFPRTPFFTQISKDHHTIPELADRNSSSSTEHELNWLSSLAQSLMKAIETDPDIITPSDMLQLTQTIEQAAASQVNKTSVPSGVLRSMASSYLILASGLIDPVLTRQWLDMKPLGINLRPFTVVESIEKILWALADSIFTDKKCFVLLTKNIDVHMEPRTLPDTNCSNVYKPSTQGNHSSSQEEILISETEIQRLHSLGHKNVMFIHTYYSNMMEVLSRTDFKAFIDKKQESGHSVFGHLATAVISATVRDVSREENVPVSVQYTLSTVKLKQSSKLVTPLCIFWNVSEVAPNVSDWSDKGCRVLHSRPNETSCFCNHTTNFAILMNYMKARWSEHEEMVLTKLTFIGSGASLCALVVTLMLLTVLDIPKSERTSIHKNLFISLTFAQIVLLCSGSAIHNKVACTMVAALLHLFFMAAFSWMLVEGLLLWSKVVTVNLSEDRHMKYYYLIGWGLPVLIVSITLASASGSYSADEYCWLSVHNGVIWGFVGPVIFIITVNIMVLTRVVIITISTGKRRSLMMADSTSPIEQVSEQIRAAVKAVLVLLPILGLTWLCGVLVPFSIIIAYIFILLNSLQGLFIFLIYGVYNTEIRSTVNRIKERRKAQNFSNCGSSRPSSSITNSQPGSSPVPDALGRHDFDANQLGSISTSSDCGSLSYSTGRHFSIPCIHDSLKEDLSCLTSDTHMTRQDNRVQCVEGKADSCSLHVPMGAELHSSYAVYSSAQQQSSDF
- the LOC131360440 gene encoding adhesion G-protein coupled receptor D2 isoform X1 encodes the protein MLMSCPSPLRSFFSLTSESLSKLQRARTTLETVFTAHRETLLKRYRMHLLKLLCSNVIVLIQHCIGKALAINVEIKSLWPNEEVYYEYHPARLRWHAVNQSCIQQSGSLAVISSAAEKQNLTNFLQSLNISEPVWIARRAPEINGTLILKFLDRSELQSARLLYTFSSMTAVTICARLHFSPTCHGPSTVFSYSVRSFINEFQLRARVMPNQPIQLALLVHGKHGPYISVFANDASWHSICVSWTGNGGKWAISVDGQEVRRGISLHSSGYIGGGGIFIIGQEQDEFGSSFKSDEAFCGSITQLHVWDQVLDAREIQSMEKECSLIPSGLLFRWGIFRLEMTSSLKTHWGYIQCQDQMPNNENCVTFHPGNGEWTYDDCDTQRGGVCQFPKELLDDIGISKFPRTPFFTQISKDHHTIPELADRNSSSSTEHELNWLSSLAQSLMKAIETDPDIITPSDMLQLTQTIEQAAASQVNKTSVPSGVLRSMASSYLILASGLIDPVLTRQWLDMKPLGINLRPFTVVESIEKILWALADSIFTDKKCFVLLTKNIDVHMEPRTLPDTNCSNVYKPSTQGNHSSSQEEILISETEIQRLHSLGHKNVMFIHTYYSNMMEVLSRTDFKAFIDKKQESGHSVFGHLATAVISATVRDVSREENVPVSVQYTLSTVKLKQSSKLVTPLCIFWNVSEVAPNVSDWSDKGCRVLHSRPNETSCFCNHTTNFAILMNYMKARWSEHEEMVLTKLTFIGSGASLCALVVTLMLLTVLDIPKSERTSIHKNLFISLTFAQIVLLCSGSAIHNKVACTMVAALLHLFFMAAFSWMLVEGLLLWSKVVTVNLSEDRHMKYYYLIGWGLPVLIVSITLASASGSYSADEYCWLSVHNGVIWGFVGPVIFIITVNIMVLTRVVIITISTGKRRSLMMADSTSPIEQVSEQIRAAVKAVLVLLPILGLTWLCGVLVPFSIIIAYIFILLNSLQGLFIFLIYGVYNTEIRSTVNRIKERRKAQNFSSSQNCGSSRPSSSITNSQPGSSPVPDALGRHDFDANQLGSISTSSDCGSLSYSTGRHFSIPCIHDSLKEDLSCLTSDTHMTRQDNRVQCVEGKADSCSLHVPMGAELHSSYAVYSSAQQQSSDF